Part of the Maridesulfovibrio sp. genome, TTCATTTCCAGCACAATTCAACATCTTAAAAAGGGGTGAAAAGATATGGTAAAAGAATTTATAACTTGCATTTAAATACATTTTAATCTAGCTGAATGAGCGTTCACTACTCACAAAACACACCCACACTCCAACCAACACCCACCACTCACATTTTCCTCTGCCCCACCGACAGTGGAAAGCCGGATCAAGTGTGTTTTGAAAGACTTATTTTTAGGAGAGAAAAATGGAATCAAAACTCGCTAACCCCGCCCCGTTAGGCCTTATGGGCTTCGGCATGACCACCATCCTGTTGAATATCCATAACGCAGGATTTTTCCCCATCAGCTCCATGATCTTGGCTATGGGTATTTTTTACGGCGGCATCGCGCAGGTAATCGCCGGAGTGATGGAATTCAAGAAAGGCAATACCTTCGGAACCACTGCCTTCACTTCCTACGGCCTGTTCTGGCTGACCCTCGTAGCATTGATTGTAATGCCCAAGATGGGACTGGCAGAACCCACCCCGCACGCATTCATGGGCTGGTACCTGCTCCTGTGGGGTATCTTCACCCTGTTTATGTTCGTTGGCACCCTGAAAGGCAACAAGGTACTGCAGTTCATCTTCTTTTCCCTGACAGTACTTTTCTTCCTGCTGGCTGTGCGCGATTTCACCGGCAACCACTTCATTGGCACCATTGCCGGATGGGAAGGAATAGTCTGCGGAGCATCCGCATTCTACCTCGCCATGGCTGAAGTCATCAACGAACAGCACGGCCGTACTGTCCTGCCCATCGGCTAATAACACGCCCCGCTTCTCATGAAAGTATTAAGGCCGCTCTACCTAAATGGTAGGGCGGCCTTTTTTGATGCCATCACGCGGCTAAGAATCCCGCTCTTCCCCTCATTCGAGTTTTAAATTATAGATAGCGGACGCTATGCGGAATATATGTCCGCTTAAGCACAGAATAAGCTTCAGGAGAAAACCGAACATGAATATGGAACATGATATTACAAGGGCCAAATTTCTGATTGAATCGCTGCCGTACATCAAAGAATTCTACGGCGAAACAATCGTCATCAAATACGGCGGCAACGCCATGATCGATGAAGACCTGAAGCGAGCATTCGCCCTGAACATCATCCTACTGAAATACATCGGCATCAATCCGGTAGTGGTGCATGGAGGCGGGCCGCAGATTCAAAAAATGCTCAGCGCGCTGAACATCGACAGCCAGTTCAAGAGCGGATACCGGGTCACAGACGAAGCGACAATGGATGTCGTCGAAATGGTTCTGGTGGGTCAGGTCAACAAACAGATCGTCAATCTGATCAACCTGAACGGCGGTAAGGCTGTTGGACTTTCCGGTAAGGATGGCATGCTTATCAAGGCCGAACAAAAGGAACTGGTCATTGAATCCGAGACTAAAGCACCTGAAATTATCGACCTCGGCAAGGTCGGCGAAGTGACCGAAGTCAACACCACTCTCATCGAGTCACTGCAAAGCGAAGGCTTCATCCCGGTTATCGCCCCCGTAGGCGTAGACGAAGAAGGTTCCACCTACAACATCAACGCCGACTCTGTTGCCGGAGCTGTTGCCGCAGCCATGAACGCTAAGCGCCTGCACCTGCTGACCGACGTACAAGGACTGCTCGATGCAGATAAGAATCTTATTTCTTCACTGACTTGCCGCGAAGCAGCCGAGGCCATTGATTCCGGTATTGCCAAAGGCGGAATGATCCCCAAACTGAGCTGCTGCCTTGAAGCTGTTCACAGCGGAGTTGAGAAAGCTCACATCATTGACGGACGGGTTGAAAACTGCGTGCTGCTCGAACTTTTCACCAAGAGCGGTATCGGAACAGAGATCGTAAGTTAGTACGGAGATAAATATAATGAAAGCGATAGCCATCGTCGGGAAAAAGAAGACCGGCAAAACCACCATGGGTCTTGCGCTGGTCAAGAAGCTCACTGAAAAAGGCTACAAAGTCGGGGTGCTCAAGCATTCCCACCACGGCTTTGACGGAGCAGAAGGCGCAGACACCGAGGAATACAAGAAAATAGCCTCCTGTGTGGCAGCGTACTCTCCCAGCGAGTCCTTTGTTTCATGGAAACAGGAACGCACAGTTCAGGATCTGGTTCCGCTCATGGACGCCGACGTAATCGTCATGGAAGGCGGCAACAAGGTAGGCTGGCTGCC contains:
- the satP gene encoding acetate uptake transporter, which codes for MESKLANPAPLGLMGFGMTTILLNIHNAGFFPISSMILAMGIFYGGIAQVIAGVMEFKKGNTFGTTAFTSYGLFWLTLVALIVMPKMGLAEPTPHAFMGWYLLLWGIFTLFMFVGTLKGNKVLQFIFFSLTVLFFLLAVRDFTGNHFIGTIAGWEGIVCGASAFYLAMAEVINEQHGRTVLPIG
- the argB gene encoding acetylglutamate kinase, translated to MNMEHDITRAKFLIESLPYIKEFYGETIVIKYGGNAMIDEDLKRAFALNIILLKYIGINPVVVHGGGPQIQKMLSALNIDSQFKSGYRVTDEATMDVVEMVLVGQVNKQIVNLINLNGGKAVGLSGKDGMLIKAEQKELVIESETKAPEIIDLGKVGEVTEVNTTLIESLQSEGFIPVIAPVGVDEEGSTYNINADSVAGAVAAAMNAKRLHLLTDVQGLLDADKNLISSLTCREAAEAIDSGIAKGGMIPKLSCCLEAVHSGVEKAHIIDGRVENCVLLELFTKSGIGTEIVS